One genomic region from Bactrocera tryoni isolate S06 chromosome 3, CSIRO_BtryS06_freeze2, whole genome shotgun sequence encodes:
- the LOC120770177 gene encoding dnaJ homolog subfamily C member 13 isoform X2: MVPPKDNVDLECFLVTKHSWKGKYKRILAIGTAGISTYNPDKLDLTNRWTYSDIVSAAPSKATNIPNEFVLTIKKEKRVDSIKLSSEYRNDILCSILKYYKEFADKPKNSQRFPAYKYHWSGVSLPTMLEVTPCSLDQLDPTTNEVLTSYMYKDIEGIIVGISDYDGGIVMAHGGFSRLHLFRALNHHEIVQNIAQRSVQFLGIETKILKSQITLEQFERQRFGEYSGDQYQTSMTEFTVQKITPRHPDPVKRILCLTEATLLERDPQTYSVCTLRLLADVFALVRDKDNLQRFFIEYKNGILRQYLTNDRDSLLATLLDAVRSSGNKDVHVRISNTPRGKRYVPFSCSVDEETEANLLRLIINNVQNPTKRFEVLERFNANIPHSGLNYSVTQDSLFAENKEKLILSALQALAQKELDNPTAQLNNLEIEAIFHALTRLLASKVGYGAFTNLPGFREIIGTKIVAALRRKDLAVTYSAIDMINSLMHSVNADHDLKQEQLNKSSILSSKSFLETLLNMWTTHVSHGSGALVLSAMLDFLTFALCVPYSETTDGKQFDILLELVAERGRYLYKLFQHPSLAIVKGAGLVLRAIIEEGELHVAQQMQSLALDEAALCRHLLVALYTPTNDPTLATHRQLSRHLIGLWITDNEEALELLRRIFPAGLLMFLESEESVPKTDVEDDKLNFRDNLKLAIQHSNRNRRNIIEKHLHDIKHWGMNLIEQQDSAAQAMKNRPVVLRNRRQRKKKEDAILNLPYFFYNFAKDHSLPNLIWNHKTREELRICLENELRQFMNDRDLAGNMIVAWNYQEFEVTYQCLADEIQIGDYYIRLILEKDDWPQNLVKDPIELFNALYRRVLCRQRVNDDQLTVVSLQALAKVYRRYHKEIGRFSDMSYILQLTDRCLSPSLRDALINLISCLVLEKSNCRPLVDHVQCLVDLITLAHLHKGRAQPNTKTNVIEAGPNMEAYEEKDWYYNIEKEGQKPERQGPITYSELKELWQKGVITPKTRCWAIGMDGWRSLQQIPQLKWCLIAKGTPIYNETELSSKLLDILIKCTSFFPSRTQNGTAVLIPGPKLSRKLSEFVCLPHIVQVCLTHDPGLLERVATLLCHIMEDNPEMPKVYLTGVFYFMLMYTGSNILPITKFLKMTHMKQGFRSDETSQSGIMHRSILGQLLPEAMVCFLENYSAEKFAEIFLGEFDTPEAIWSSEMRRLLIEKISAHIADFTPRLKGHTMARYPYLAIPAISYPQLENELFCHIYYLRHLCDTQKFPNWPIADPVQLLKHTLDAWRKEVEKKPPQMTVQQAYQDLGIDLTKTPKPDESMIRKSYYRLAQMYHPDKNPNGREVFEKVNQAYEFLCSRSVWSSGGPDPKNIVLVLRTQSILFERYPDVLRPYKYAGYPQLIKTIRLETRDDDLFSKEVQLLSAASELCYHTVHCSALNAEELRREEGIEALLEAYTRCVSILGADSKPDALHYQVISNVTRCFEVACNFEKCKQKIITLPQLLSDVCRVVYFKHTLSVSLVTSMAANNYELQCNLVRNGVLWSLLLFWFDYDYTLDESGVQASDKTNQQQVANNLAKMAVLACIALAGYGLDLHKAANGTDNGSGDASPTTGPKAIKANAAIASPSASAYTKNAQNPLQNTNKQLAITTGGTTDTEARTLVAKRDSNASNKSDVISNASSNEKEENGETNGNGNAKKPNDSQLPKYTVVSEAKNTIVKQVLDRLLTPYIANRLPRERSNEILKVLTSNTRNPYLIWDNGTRAQLVDFLETQRATATKETFEDVAEVYNLVSEFQYDVSKNELQIGGVYIRIYNEMPTFPIAKPKQFIMDLLEYLKQAYHYLSTNNSSGVKIVTTPTSMTSNNIGQDGILTPTLAPNHPQLQPAKTGKTFDEVLNAYNRSKIRNKIEASALLEQQQMQQQYRYDFANDGALQEHVIMVLQALMAVIKCNAEVEIQCIGSFNMIFGFLAHNLFNENTAVKTVALEVVALVSRNKECVSEIAACELLGQFLVALKDPDLRSSQVKVLETLSGLMNVQEMIKEAQNKGAVIYLLDMFCNSRNPLIREVCAEILAKMTADRLSGPKVRITVSKFLPPLFVDAMVESPQTSVQLFESIHEHPELIWNDKTRAIVCDAVADTCESFYRAQKITDKHLWKDPEVLKDIVSNEIVVAGVYLRLFVSNPAWTLRKPKQFLADLLDFVVEQISKSSTEKDVLELSTTALVELLRSQPNLADDIPVLGHIPKLFNLLSVQPKSTLSVLHQLSLSEFCVSAVSQTECIHPLKKCMEQHRDCIEKACETLSRLFKYQHDSLISQSLEVNLVPYLLGLLDSRLEYVDNASAVKAQIVAALKGMTHNLNYGERVTQILLKHPIWAEYKDQRHDLFITDTNIRGYLTGINPTAGYLTQGPAQSVDVLTSPPPMDRDDPSARPAID; the protein is encoded by the exons ATGGTGCCGCCAAAGGATAATGTGGACCTTGAATGTTTTCTGGTGACAAAGCATTCATGGAAGGGCAAATATAAACGTATTTTAGCTATTGGTACTGCTGGAATTTCCACATATAATCCAGATAAATTAGATCTAACAAATCGTTGGACATATTCAGACATCGTTTCGGCGGCACCGAGTAAAGCAACAAAT ATACCAAATGAATTTGTGCTGACTATTAAAAAAGAGAAACGCGTCGATTCTATAAAACTTTCATCAGAATATCGTAATGACATACTCTGTTCGATTTTGAAGTATTACAAAGAGTTTGCTGATAAGCCTAAAAATTCACAA CGTTTCCCTGCTTATAAATATCATTGGTCTGGTGTCAGTTTACCCACAATGCTTGAAGTCACACCGTGCTCATTAGATCAATTGGATCCAACAACAAACGAAGTGCTCACAAGTTATATGTACAAAGACATAGAGGGCATAATAG TAGGCATTTCCGACTACGATGGAGGCATTGTTATGGCCCATGGTGGCTTCAGTCGTTTACATCTCTTTCGTGCATTGAATCATCATGAAATTGTGCAGAATATAGCTCAGCGTTCGGTGCAGTTTCTCGGTATTGAAACGAAAATACTCAAAAGCCAAATAACACTCGAGCAATTCGAACGTCAACGTTTCGGTGAatatag CGGTGATCAGTATCAAACATCTATGACCGAATTCACCGTGCAAAAGATAACACCACGTCATCCGGATCCAGTGAAGCGCATACTTTGCCTAACGGAAGCAACACTGTTGGAACGCGATCCCCAGACATATAGCGTCTGCACGCTACGTTTGCTAGCCGATGTGTTTGCATTGGTACGCGATAAAGACAATTTGCAACGCTTTtttatagaatataaaaatggcATATTGCGTCAGTATTTGACCAATGATCGCGATTCACTGCTGGCCACACTTTTGGATGCAGTGCGTTCGAGTGGCAACAAGGATGTACATGTACGCATAAGCAATACACCGCGCGGTAAACGGTATGTACCATTTAGTTGTTCCGTCGATGAGGAAACTGAGGCGAATTTACTGCGCTTGATCATCAACAATGTACAAAATCCAACGAAACGCTTCGAAGTACTCGAACGTTTTAACGCCAACATACCACACAGTGGTCTTAACTACAGTGTTACGCAAGAT agCCTCTTTGCGGAGAACAAAGAGAAACTCATCTTGAGTGCACTGCAAGCTTTGGCACAAAAGGAGCTCGACAATCCAACTGCACAACTGAACAATCTCGAAATTGAAGCAATTTTTCACGCACTCACACGCTTGCTAGCTAGCAAAGTGGGCTATGGCGCATTTACAAACTTACCCGG tttTCGTGAAATTATTGGCACGAAAATTGTTGCTGCTCTGCGTCGTAAAGACTTGGCAGTTACATACTCCGCCATCGATATGATAAATTCACTCATGCATTCAGTGAATGCCGATCATGACCTGAAACAAGAGCAATTAAATAAATCATCCATATTATCGTCAAAGTCATTTCTGGAAACATTGCTGAACATGTGGACAACACATGTG AGTCACGGCAGTGGCGCGCTGGTGCTATCCGCCATGTTGGATTTCCTCACATTCGCCCTCTGTGTGCCTTACAGCGAAACGACAGATGGCAAACAATTCGATATTTTGCTGGAATTAGTTGCCGAACGTGGTCGTTATTTATATAAACTCTTTCAGCATCCCTCGTTGGCCATTGTGAAGGGTGCTGGTCTTGTTTTGCGCGCCATTATCGAAGAGGGTGAACTGCATGTGGCCCAACAGATGCAGTCGCTAGCTTTGGATGAAGCAGCATTATGTCGACATCTACTTGTTGCCCTATATACACCAACCAATGATCCAACTTTAGCGACTCATCGTCAGTTATCGCGCCATTTAATTGGTTTGTGGATTACGGACAACGAGGAAGCACTGGAATTGTTGAGACGCatattt CCTGCTGGTTTGCTAATGTTCCTGGAGAGCGAGGAGAGCGTACCAAAGACTGATGTGGAGGATGATAAATTGAATTTCCGCGATAATCTGAAACTGGCAATACAACATTCCAATAGAAATAGGAGGAATATTATAGAGAAACATTTACAT GATATCAAGCATTGGGGTATGAACCTCATAGAACAACAGGACTCCGCTGCTCAAGCTATGAAAAATCGCCCAGTGGTATTACGGAATCGACGTCAGCGCAAGAAAAAAGAGGacgctattttaaatttaccCTATTTCTTCTACAACTTCGCCAAAGATCACAGTTTGCCGAACTTAATATGGAACCATAAG ACCCGTGAGGAGTTGCGTATTTGTCTTGAAAATGAGTTGCGGCAATTTATGAATGACCGAGACTTGGCTGGCAATATGATCGTGGCGTGGAATTATCAAGAGTTCGAGGTTACTTATCAG tGTTTGGCCGATGAAATCCAAATTGGTGACTATTATATACGCCTAATTTTGGAGAAAGACGATTGGCCGCAAAATCTCGTAAAAGATCC aATCGAGTTGTTTAATGCGCTCTACCGTCGTGTGCTCTGTCGGCAGCGTGTCAACGATGATCAATTAACGGTGGTGTCACTACAAGCGTTAGCGAAGGTTTATCGGCGTTACCACAAGGAAATCGGTCGTTTCAGCGATATGTCCTATATCTTGCAGTTAACTGATCGT TGCCTCTCACCATCACTGCGTGATGCACTCATCAATCTGATATCCTGCCTGGTGCTGGAGAAATCCAATTGCCGTCCACTTGTCGATCACGTGCAGTGCCTTGTTGACCTCATCACGCTGGCACATCTACATAAGGGACGTGCACAGCCGAATACGAAAACCAATGTCATAGAGGCTGGTCCTAATATGGAGGCATACGAGGAGAAAGATTGGTATTATAATATTGAAAAGGAGGGCCAAAAACCGGAACGCCAAGGTCCCATAACATATTCCGAATTGAAGGAACTCTGGCAAAAGGGTGTGATAACACCGAAAACCCGTTGCTGGGCCATCGGTATGGATGGTTGGCGTTCGCTACAACAAATACCGCAATTAAAATGGTGCCTTATCGCCAAGGGTACGCCGATCTACAATGAGACCGAATTGTCCTCCAAACTGCTCGATATACTCATAAAATGCACCAGCTTCTTTCCAAGTCGCACACAAAACGGCACTGCCGTACTTATACCGGGACCGAAATTGTCACGCAAACTATCCGAATTCGTTTGTCTGCCCCACATCGTGCAGGTGTGTCTCACACACGATCCCGGCTTGTTGGAACGCGTTGCCACACTGTTGTGTCACATTATGGAAGACAATCCCGAAATGCCGAAGGTCTATTTGACCGGTGTATTTTACTTTATGCTCATGTACACGGGTAGCAATATACTGCCGATCACAAAGTTCCTAAAGATGACACACATGAAGCAGGGTTTCCGCAGTGATGAG ACATCACAATCCGGCATAATGCATCGCAGCATTTTGGGTCAACTGTTGCCAGAGGCCATGGTGTGCTTTTTGGAAAACTACAGCGCTGAGAAGTTTGCGGAAATATTTTTAGGTGAATTCGATACGCCAGAGGCCATTTGGAGTTCAGAAATGCGTCGTTTGTTGATTGAAAAGATCTCCGCACACATCGCTGATTTCACGCCACGCTTGAAGGGGCACACAATGGCGCG CTATCCCTACCTCGCCATACCGGCCATCAGTTATCCACAGCTCGAAAATGAACTCTTCTGTCACATCTATTATTTGCGCCATTTATGCGACACACAAAAATTCCCCAACTGGCCCATTGCCGATCCAGTTCAACTGTTGAAACACACATTGGATGCTTGGCGCAAGGAAGTCGAGAAGAAACCACCACAAATGACTGTACAGCAGGCGTACCAAGATCTCGGCATCGACTTGACCAAGACACCCAAGCCCGATGAATCGATGATACGCAAGAGTTACTACCGTTTGGCGCAAATGTATCATCCGGACAAGAATCCAAATGGACGTGAAGTGTTCGAGAAAGTCAATCAGGCGTATGAGTTCTTGTGCTCGCGTTCAGTGTGGTCCTCAGGTGGGCCAGATCCTAAAAACATAGTACTCGTGCTGCGCACACAAAGCATACTCTTCGAGCGTTATCCAGACG TGTTGCGTCCCTACAAATACGCCGGCTATCCGCAGTTAATCAAGACCATACGCTTGGAGACACGCGACGATGATTTATTCTCGAAGGAAGTACAGCTATTGTCGGCTGCCTCCGAGCTTTGTTATCACACGGTGCATTGCTCGGCCTTGAATGCGGAAGAGCTGCGTCGCGAAGAGGGCATCGAGGCGCTTTTAGAGGCCTACACACGTTGTGTGTCCATTTTGGGTGCCGATTCTAAACCCGATGCGCTGCACTATCAAGTTATTTCGAATGTGACACGTTGCTTCGAGGTCGCCTGCAACTTtgagaaatgtaaacaaaagattATAACATTGCCGCAATTGCTCTCCGACGTCTGTCGCGTAGTGTACTTTAAG CACACGCTCTCGGTTAGTCTGGTGACCAGCATGGCGGCCAACAACTACGAACTGCAATGCAATCTTGTGCGCAACGGCGTGCTGTGGTCATTGCTGCTCTTCTGGTTCGATTACGATTACACGCTGGACGAGAGCGGCGTGCAGGCCAGCGACAAAACCAATCAGCAACAGGTggccaacaatctagcgaaaaTGGCTGTGCTCGCCTGCATCGCGCTTGCCGGCTACGGTTTGGATTTGCATAAGGCGGCGAATGGCACCGACAATGGCAGCGGTGATGCCTCACCAACCACCGGTCCCAAAGCGATTAAGGCGAATGCAGCAATTGCTTCGCCCTCAGCGTCGGCGTACACGAAAAACGCACAGAATCCACTGCAGAACACTAACAAACAATTGGCCATAACTACTGGCGGTACTACCGATACAGAGGCGAGGACATTGGTTGCCAAGCGTGATTCCAATGCTAGTAACAAATCGGATGTCATTTCGAATGCATCGTCCAACGAGAAGGAGGAAAATGGCGAGACGAATGGCAATGGCAACGCGAAAAAGCCGAACGACTCGCAGCTACCGAAGTATACTGTAGTGTCCGAAGCGAAGAATACAATCGTGAAACAGGTGCTGGATCGCCTGCTCACGCCGTACATAGCGAATAGGTTGCCCAGAGAACGCAGCAACGAA ATTCTAAAAGTACTTACTTCAAATACGCGTAATCCCTACCTGATATGGGATAACGGCACGCGTGCGCAATTGGTTGACTTCTTGGAGACACAAAGGGCCACTGCTACGAAGGAGACATTCGAGGACGTCGCTGAGGTGTATAATTTAGTGTCCGAATTCCAATATGACGTTAGCAA AAATGAACTACAAATTGGTGGCGTCTACATACGCATCTACAATGAGATGCCAACATTCCCCATAGCTAAACCGAAACAGTTTATTATGGACCTGCTGGAGTATCTCAAGCAAGCATATCACTACTTGTccaccaacaacagcagcggtGTAAAGATCGTTACCACTCCCACCTCGATGACGTCGAATAACATCGGTCAAGATGGCATACTCACACCGACACTGGCACCGAATCACCCACAGCTGCAACCGGCCAAAACTGGCAAAACCTTCGATGAAGTCCTGAACGCCTACAATCGCTCGAAGATACGCAATAAAATCGAAGCGAGCGCACTActcgaacaacaacaaatgcaacagcAATACAGATATGATTTTGCGAATGACGGTGCACTCCAGGAACATGTGATAATGGTGCTGCAGGCGCTAATGGCCGTCATCAAATGCAACGCCGAGGTGGAGATACAATGCATCGGCAGTTTCAATATGATCTTCGGTTTCTTGGCGCATAATTTATTCAATGAG AACACTGCCGTCAAGACAGTGGCGCTCGAAGTGGTCGCATTGGTTTCACGCAATAAGGAATGCGTTTCGGAAATTGCCGCCTGTGAGTTGCTCGGCCAATTTTTGGTTGCGCTTAAAGATCCCGATTTGCGCAGCAGCCAAGTGAAAGTGCTCGAAACCCTGTCTGGGCTCATGAATGTACAGGAAATGATCAAGGAGGCGCAAAACAAGGGCGCCGTCATTTACTTGCTCGATATGTTCTGTAATTCACGCAATCCGCTGATACGTGAGGTGTGCGCCGAAATATTGGCCAAAATGACGGCGGATCGGTTAAGTGGGCCGAAG GTACGCATTACCGTTTCGAAATTCCTGCCGCCGCTCTTCGTTGACGCAATGGTTGAATCGCCGCAAACTTCAGTGCAATTATTCGAATCAATACACGAGCATCCGGAATTGATATGGAATGATAAGACGAGAGCGATAGTTTGTGATGCTGTGGCGGATACGTGTGAGAG CTTCTATAGAGCGCAAAAGATCACCGACAAACATCTGTGGAAGGATCCTGAAGTGCTCAAAGATATCGTTTCGaatgaaattgttgttgctggtgtttaTTTGCGTTTATTCGTCAGTAATCCGGCGTGGACTTTGCGTAAGCCGAAACAATTTTTGGCGGATTTACTGGATTTCGTTGTGGAGCAAATCAGCAAAAGCTCTACAGAG AAAGACGTTTTGGAGCTATCAACGACAGCTTTAGTGGAGTTATTGCGTTCACAACCGAATCTAGCCGACGATATACCCGTTTTGGGGCACATACCGAAGCTTTTCAATTTGCTGTCCGTGCAACCGAAGAGTACACTATCAGTATTGCACCAGCTGTCACTATCGGAG TTCTGCGTTAGCGCTGTTTCGCAAACCGAATGCATACATCCGCTGAAGAAATGCATGGAACAGCATCGTGATTGCATTGAGAAAGCCTGTGAGACGCTCAGTCGCCTGTTCAAATATCAACAT GATTCACTCATTAGTCAATCGCTCGAAGTAAATTTGGTGCCATACTTGTTGGGTCTACTGGACAGTCGCCTAGAGTATGTGGACAATGCGTCGGCGGTGAAAGCGCAAATTGTCGCTGCACTCAAGGGCATGACCCACAATCTTAATTACGGTGAACGCGTCACACAAATCTTGCTGAAACATCCCATATGGGCCGAGTACAAAGATCAACGACACGATCTCTTCATAACAGATACCAACATCAGAGGCTATCTGAccg GCATAAATCCCACCGCTGGCTATTTGACGCAAGGCCCAGCGCAAAGCGT